One genomic region from Colletes latitarsis isolate SP2378_abdomen chromosome 10, iyColLati1, whole genome shotgun sequence encodes:
- the Non2 gene encoding upstream activation factor subunit spp27 homolog Non2, protein MADISNEELRKEITAILKDADLTTMSAKKVRLQIEGKLDIDLTERKKEVDSLVMECLHEKQDGAKKKKKTASEESEDGEEEEEEGSEEEEEEEEKKPTKRSPAKKAMNKRKGSSDDEESASDDDASDEEYSPKKPKVTPKKSKPGKKGKKKGSDSDSDEDWGKNKKGQGGGGAKKGGAGGKGKGGYTRAITLSPELAAVVGAEQMARHEVVKKVWSIIKERNLYDPKNKQFAICDDELMKVIGVKRFRTFGMMKYLKNHFVD, encoded by the exons CGAAGAACTTCGCAAGGAGATCACCG CTATCCTTAAAGATGCGGACCTTACTACTATGTCTGCTAAGAAAGTGAGGCTACAAATTGAAGGCAAACTTGACATAGATCTCACAGAAAG GAAAAAGGAAGTAGACAGTTTAGTCATGGAGTGTTTACACGAGAAGCAAGATGGtgcaaagaagaagaagaagactgCCAGTGAAGAATCCGAGGATGGagaggaagaggaagaggaaggatcggaggaggaggaagaggaggaagaaAAAAAGCCTACTAAGAGGAGTCCTGCAAAGAAAGCAATGAACAAACGTAAGGGATCCTCAGACGACGAAGAAAGTGCTAGCGACGACGATGCCAGCGACGAGGAGTATAGCCCAAAGAAGCCAAAAGTTACACCCAAGAAAA GTAAGCCTGGAAAGAAGGGAAAGAAGAAGGGTAGCGACAGTGATAGCGACGAAGATTGGGGTAAAAACAAGAAAGGTCAAGGAGGTGGTGGAGCAAAGAAGGGTGGTGCTGGTGGTAAAGGTAAGGGTGGCTACACTCGTGCTATCACATTGTCTCCAGAACTCGCAGCTGTGGTTGGTGCTGAGCAGATGGCTCGGCACGAAGTCGTGAAGAAAGTCTGGAGTATTATCAAAGAAAGAAATCTGTAT GATCCTAAGAATAAGCAGTTCGCAATCTGCGATGACGAATTAATGAAAGTAATTGGAGTAAAACGTTTCAGAACTTTTGGTATGATGAAGTACCTCAAAAATCACTTTGTAGATTAA
- the LOC143346581 gene encoding cilia- and flagella-associated protein 206, with amino-acid sequence MENSRRELIKKIVNACRENGVHATKDFASFLITLFLLNPIYEIKTDDDEDEKLVQAITKKICDQDKPSLTILKNQLYFAKHYHERDETVKRHRLRLHQKTGPMVAEICVTDNVANKQESERLYQKMLVVITVLSGLGNPTVSSVLREVSVALQSVFQPSELESYVKMSKREKEEQLMELMCIVAGIRLFNRDCQRGGDGIDDLPAILQEATKRTHDSIMNYLESLMSKIYRFTAAVEKAYHYREVIPFGVFTTKNIQWATEMLATCRQQEIYVRKLLSDAERSEKEVDNLMERLKGRLFKLHDTVRYKTAIPTAQVYPQFVDLADIWMGFQDEVIILSSINNFLWELQYLSTRSVNLDNETILDDMLSKDEVLTDAERLERSMDTLITECGECTLYYPNTTKDFENINLEFLGFCAWTFVLGQGALIPGNPNNGVAKWRGKYYVFSSRIAAENFGNDPDRYVYEALDFIRNHLEYVYLFQLYEDIMALKAQTVVSEGGPQLKICQNQTVQTDVHILPQFIDKDYSSNIWELRRRALHLASIGRCVTRSTQTYKSNFRYGVYVQAAPPRDKEVQTRRDNYTNTKKLLTYIYGLRGRRDDNQHVLSFLEDELEHL; translated from the exons ATGGAAAACTCGCGAAGGGAATTGATCAAGAAAATTGTGAACGCGTGCAGGGAAAACGGCGTGCACGCGACTAAGGATTTCGCTTCCTTCCTG ATCACTTTGTTCCTATTGAATCCCATTTACGAAATTAAAACGGACGACGACGAAGACGAGAAACTCGTTCAGGCGATAACGAAAAAGATATGCGATCAAGATAAGCCAAGTTTAACGATACTAAAGAATCAGCTCTACTTTGCTAAACACTATCACGAGAGAG atgAAACTGTTAAGCGACACAGGCTACGTCTACATCAGAAGACTGGACCGATGGTTGCAGAAATTTGCGTAACCGACAACGTTGCTAATAAACAAGAGTCTGAAAGGCTCTATCAGAAAATGTTGGTGGTCATTACAGTTCTGAGTGGTCTCGGGAATCCTACTGTATCGTCTGTACTTCG GGAAGTTTCGGTGGCGCTCCAAAGCGTCTTCCAGCCTTCAGAACTGGAATCGTACGTGAAAATGTCTAAACGCGAGAAGGAAGAACAGTTGATGGAACTGATGTGCATAGTCGCGGGGATACGGCTGTTCAACCGAGATTGCCAACGCGGTGGAGATGGCATCGACGATC TACCAGCAATTTTGCAAGAAGCCACAAAAAGAACGCACGATTCCATCATGAATTACTTGGAGAGTCTTATGTCAAAGATTTACAGATTCACCGCAGCCGTGGAGAAGGCATATCATTACCGAGAAGTAATACCATTTGGCGTTTTTACCACGAAGAATATCCAATGGGCTACCGAGATGCTGGCAACTTGTCGCCAACAAGAAATTTACGTCAG GAAATTGTTGAGCGACGCGGAACGTAGCGAAAAGGAGGTAGATAATCTCATGGAACGTCTCAAAGGGCGTCTCTTTAAGCTTCACGACACCGTAAGATACAAAACTGCCATCCCCACTGCTCAAGTATAC CCGCAATTCGTCGATCTAGCGGACATATGGATGGGATTCCAGGACGAAGTGATTATACTGAGCAGCATCAATAATTTTCTTTGGGAATTGCAATACTTGAGTACAAGG TCTGTTAACTTGGACAACGAAACGATCTTGGACGATATGTTGTCCAAGGATGAAGTTCTCACGGACGCTGAGAGATTGGAACGATCTATGGACACCTTAATAA CCGAGTGCGGTGAGTGTACCCTTTACTACCCCAACACTACCAAGGACTTCGAGAACATAAATCTGGAG TTCCTTGGATTTTGCGCGTGGACGTTCGTTCTCGGACAAGGAGCGCTGATCCCGGGAAATCCAAACAATGGAGTCGCCAAATGGAGAGGAAAATATTACGTGTTCAGTTCAAGGATAGCGGCCGAGAATTTCGGGAATGATCCGGACAG ATACGTTTACGAAGCTCTCGATTTCATACGCAATCATCTGGAATACGTGTACTTGTTCCAATTGTACGAAGACATCATGGCACTGAAAGCACAAACCGT GGTATCGGAAGGAGGACCCCAATTGAAGATTTGTCAGAATCAAACAGTTCAAACGGACGTTCATATTCTTCCTCAGTTTATTGACAAAGACTACTCTTCGAATATCTGGGAATTGAGACGCAGAGCGTTGCATTTG gcAAGCATAGGTCGATGCGTAACGCGCAGCACGCAAACGTACAAGTCGAATTTCCGATACGGTGTTTACGTACAAGCTGCTCCACCCCGAGACAAAGAAGTTCAAACAAGAAGAGATAATTACACGAACACAAAGAAGCTTTTGACTTACATATATGGCCTACGAGGACGGCGCGATGACAATCAACACGTTTTATCTTTTCTGGAAGATGAACTGGAACATTTGTGA